The SAR202 cluster bacterium genomic sequence AAACTCTTATACTTGGTGAGAATTACCAAACTGAATCTGGAGAAAACTCCAAGATAAATGAAATACTGTTTTCAACAAAAGACAAATCAATAGTCGGAATTAATGTTAGGATTAATAACTCGACACCAAATTTATTTATACCATTAAATAGATCAATTGATAATAAAAAATCTAACCAAAAAGGAATGATCCATTTTTCGAAAAAAACGATTATTCGAACCAAAGATAATATTAAATCTCAACTTTATGGTTTGATAATAGACCAAAATACTTTCAGACCAAGTTATTTTTTGGTAAAAGTAGGGAGAAAAATTATAAGTGTCGAACATGAACTGTTAAGTAATATAACCTCAGGTGCTCCCACTTTGGATTCAAATATAACAATAAACGAAATTCCAATTTACTTATCAGATGAATTAGCTACAAAAGAAGCTAATCACTCATTAAAAAAATTTTACGAAGCTAACTATTCTTCAATATCAAATGTAAAAGTAGAAGTGAATTCAGGAGTAGCAGATTTATCTGGTACTTGCCAATTTAATGAGCAAAGTATTTCTATAGAAGATTTTATAAAAACTCTTGATGGCATTTTATCAGTAGAAAATAATATTGTGTCTGATTCTGAGCTTGAAATAGCTCTTGCAAAAAAATTAGCTGATGCCAATATTTATCACGACGGATTTGTATCGATTAAAATTTTCAACAATACAATTGCCCTTAAAGGAAACTTAGGATCTCAAAAAAAGATAAATGAAGTTCAATCTATAATACAAGAATTAGAATCAACAAAACTTATAGAAAATAGTATTAAATTAAAAAGTTAAAGTGATTTTTTTAACAAAATAGTGTATTTTTATTGAAGTATTATTTCAGGTCAATTATTTTTATTCTTAAATTTAATGAAGGATATTATATTGAACTATAGCATCGAAGGAGATTCAATAATCGTTCCTGAGGTAGTTGTTCAAAGATTACCTCACTACCTTAATATATTAAGTATTCTACAATTAGATAAAACAAAAATTGTAAGCTCAGAGCAACTTGGATACTTAGCTCAAATCACGCCTGCTCAAATTAGAAAAGACTTAAGCTATTTCGGAAAATTTGGCAAACAAGGCAAAGGTTATTCTGTAAATATTCTTGTAAAAAGATTAAGAGA encodes the following:
- a CDS encoding BON domain-containing protein encodes the protein MVMKTLILGENYQTESGENSKINEILFSTKDKSIVGINVRINNSTPNLFIPLNRSIDNKKSNQKGMIHFSKKTIIRTKDNIKSQLYGLIIDQNTFRPSYFLVKVGRKIISVEHELLSNITSGAPTLDSNITINEIPIYLSDELATKEANHSLKKFYEANYSSISNVKVEVNSGVADLSGTCQFNEQSISIEDFIKTLDGILSVENNIVSDSELEIALAKKLADANIYHDGFVSIKIFNNTIALKGNLGSQKKINEVQSIIQELESTKLIENSIKLKS